The genome window aaaactcacatttgTTTGTCTACTCTGTTTAGGTAATCCATGgacttaggcggatcggtgTGACGAAGCCTTACGGTGACCACGAGTTCGTAAATTGTTTAAgattatggtttttattttaattcaatgattatttttggaagttttgtaataattggactctctggactgttcgacttttattttggttttggaggTGTTTTAACTTTTATGGTCACATTGACTAAAAACAtagtttttactaaaataaaagtttttcagAAAAGACGAATTGGACTATTCTAACATTGTACTGTAACTTAAGTGTTTGCAAATGATTTCGTTAAATAACGTTATCAGTGATAATTATAAAACTTGGACGATTTTTCAAACAACTATACAAAGCTTTATCGAAACGACTCTGTTTTCTGAACCCTTCTTAGTGATACctccagattcgaccataacgtctaggccgggtttggggtgttacatttagtggtattagagacaggttgcaaaactcgggctgtgaattttgggtttcaaattgtgtttcaaaaagaactaattttcaaataatttagatCATTCTGAGGAAGTATGTGGTGCACCGAGTCTTCGGCGTCGATCCTATAAGTATTTCTGAACTAAGATAGAATATTCTGAAAACATTGTAGTTAGTACTTTCTGAAACTGTACTGAGTTATCTAGAGAGTGAAAGctctgaaaatatttttgaacttcTGATAATTTAAAGTGTAAAATATCTGCTAATAAATACTGGAactaatgcataaaattttataacgtatacaattttgaaatatacAATGAGTGCTCATGGAACTCGCTATCGTAGTTTTTGTGGGCACGGTAAAGGTCGTAAGGGGGCTCTAGCTGAGTCTTCCTCTCTAGGCAATATGCCAAATTTAGGTACGAGTGAGACACCAATTTCACCTGctactgagactgggtctcaaagCCGATTGGCTGGGGATGACGCATTATCCCAAGCCATGTTGAGGGTGTTGGAGAAGCTTGTTGGACCCCATTCTGGATCTAGGGGCCATGGGCCGGTAACTGAACCACTCTGGTCCAATGGAGCTGAACTGTTTAGGGGTGTCACTGGAGTCGCCCCTACTGTGGCCGAGTATTGGTTGGAGGCCACTAAGAGGATCATGAACGACATCAACTGTACTCCTAAGCAGAAACTAAGTAGTCTCTTTGCTTCACAACgaggcatatcagtggtggttgTCGGTTGAGGATCATGAACTCAACCGGATCGTTTGAACTAAGA of Gossypium raimondii isolate GPD5lz chromosome 3, ASM2569854v1, whole genome shotgun sequence contains these proteins:
- the LOC105795880 gene encoding uncharacterized protein LOC105795880 translates to MSAHGTRYRSFCGHGKGRKGALAESSSLGNMPNLGTSETPISPATETGSQSRLAGDDALSQAMLRVLEKLVGPHSGSRGHGPVTEPLWSNGAELFRGVTGVAPTVAEYWLEATKRIMNDINCTPKQKLSSLFASQRGISVRKYVRASCVDACRREFMNLTQGDKSVVEYEAEFLRLSRYDRGMMVSEYEKCVRFENGLRDYLMVLVAPQWEKKFAVLVDKVKFVEEV